A stretch of DNA from Dioscorea cayenensis subsp. rotundata cultivar TDr96_F1 unplaced genomic scaffold, TDr96_F1_v2_PseudoChromosome.rev07_lg8_w22 25.fasta BLBR01001098.1, whole genome shotgun sequence:
ATTATAGGTCATGATTCTGCATTATTCATGTTCTCTGAAGAATTTGTTTCCGCCTTTGTGTTGGAAAAGCTTCTTAGAACCTGATGGAGAATGGATTTAGAGCTGTTAttgcattttaattaaaattacattgATGTCAGTGGCGGCTGCTGTTCGTACCTGATACAAGTACCAAGATACATAAGCATCGGTGGCAGCATATTGGAGTTGTGCTTGTGATAAGATATTTGTTTGCCAGTTTCCCAATCTTATTTTCTTCGACTTCTCGAGCTGCATTGAGCATTGCCGTCAGCTAGAGGAGAAAATTTTAACCTTGGTCGCTACAAAGGTTGTACTGGAACACACTAAAAATTAATGGGAAATACCGAACAGCAGATTATATAGATACAACAAGCAAGACCGTGACAAGGAGACAGCATTGCAGAATAATCAGGAGAAATGTGACCACTGACTTTCAGCAAAGTGAATATCAGAATATACAAAACCACAAAGCAAGTGCTGgagaaaaatattagaagaGGCAGTGAAGAGAGTCGTTACTGATCCATGAGGTTACTCGAGCTACAAGTATAAGCCACTGAGCCATGTAATCACAATACCTCTTTACAGGTGAGTGTTTCCGTCAGTGAGGATAAGCTCCAGTTTCTAGGGCTCCACCAAGCTTGAGATTTTGCCAGAACTGAAAGGTCTTGCAAGCATTCTACCGTACATTGTAATCCCTCCAAATTTTTTAGTCGCATCATTGGCGACACATACTCCTACCTTCATTTTAATCAATGCAAGCAAAGAATGGCATATAAAGAGGACATCCAAATCAAAACATAACCCACTTCACAGTTAAGCACAAGGAACTGGAGTCAAAAGAGAATACCTTTGGTAGATGAAATATCCTCAAAAAGAGATTTCAATATGGGAGGTATGCCAGTATGAATTATATGCATTACATATGCAGGTGAGTCAGTACATATAATTCATACTAGCTGCTCTATTGAGAAGCTCTTTGGAAGGGTGGCCCAGGCTGTTGCTGACTCCAGTGTGCTGCTGAAGTGAGTGCTCATTTGATTTCAGACAGCTCCTGCCTGCCATTCTTACTACGTGATGAAAGGCAGGAAATATGTGCGTAATCACGACTAAGAACTCGGATGTTGGGTGTGGGGTGCAAGGCTGCAGTTCAGGCTGAGACGCGGGCTGCTGAGAGACCATTGACAGACCGTGAGCTCGATTGACCTGCTGACCAGTGACCGTGGATCGAAACGGCGTTTTCTCCGGCGCGCTGCTCCCGATGAACGGTCAGTGTGGCGACCAGGTTGGAACCTGCTCACTCTGTTGACGGGCAGTGCGGGCGCTGGTGGTTGGGGAAACGACGACAATATTGTCTGGCGCACGGCTCAGCCGCCGCCGTGCGGTGCTGGCTGTCGGGTACGGTTTCGGCGACTGCCACTGCATCTGACCTCTTGATTTTGAATGAAGATGCGGTAACGACTCTGGGCTCGGCACGAGGGGTGGGGTGAGATCATGAACCTGTTCGGCCGTTGGCTGCATCGGAGACTCCTGGTGGCAGTGGGCTCGGGCCGCAACGGTCCGGTTGGCAAATCTGTTCCATGGGATCAGGGAGAATGCTGAGACAGTGTTTGGTTCTTGTGAAGAATTCTGGTTTGAATG
This window harbors:
- the LOC120255599 gene encoding Werner Syndrome-like exonuclease; this translates as VMHIIHTGIPPILKSLFEDISSTKECLQDLSVLAKSQAWWSPRNWSLSSLTETLTCKELEKSKKIRLGNWQTNILSQAQLQYAATDAYVSWYLYQVLRSFSNTKAETNSSENMNNAES